Proteins found in one Brevibacillus brevis genomic segment:
- a CDS encoding YjiH family protein — protein sequence MGNISNSNLAPHPDQQAVSTTHAWKFFVFSLIGIFVFFIPVTVNDTSSIMLDHIVTWVRQIMPGVIPIYALLVIVLGAIYPFVTGSWKQSKLNLVFSALKVLGVPIALLIYFQAGPAWLLDKNMGPFLFEKLVIPVGMVVPIGSVFLALLVGYGLLEFIGVLVQPIMRPIWKTPGRSAVDAVASFVGSYSIGLLITNRVFKEGKYTIKEAAIIATGFSTVSATFMIVIAKTLDLMNYWNLYFWVSLVVTFLVTAVTVRIWPLSSMSDAYYQDNGDPEKVIKEKRLRQAWTEAMDAAGKALPLKRNIWENLRDGFIMTMSILPSIMSVGLLGLVLAEFTPLFDWLGYLFYPITWLLQIPEPMLAAKASAIEIAEMFLPALLVVKAPLVTKFVIAVVSVSSILFFSATIPCILSTEIPISIPKLLVIWVERTILTLLFVTPLAFLLLP from the coding sequence ATGGGAAATATTTCGAACAGCAATCTTGCACCTCATCCTGATCAGCAAGCCGTATCCACCACACATGCTTGGAAGTTTTTTGTTTTTAGCCTCATTGGTATTTTTGTCTTTTTTATTCCAGTTACCGTTAATGACACAAGCTCGATTATGCTCGATCACATCGTGACATGGGTTCGGCAAATCATGCCGGGTGTAATACCGATATATGCCTTGCTTGTGATTGTGCTTGGGGCCATTTATCCGTTTGTAACGGGCAGTTGGAAGCAGAGCAAATTAAATCTCGTCTTTTCTGCACTAAAAGTACTGGGTGTGCCTATCGCTCTGTTAATCTATTTTCAGGCGGGTCCAGCATGGCTGCTGGACAAGAATATGGGGCCATTTCTTTTTGAAAAGCTGGTGATTCCCGTAGGCATGGTGGTCCCGATCGGCTCCGTGTTCTTGGCGTTGCTGGTTGGCTACGGCCTTTTGGAATTTATCGGGGTACTGGTGCAACCGATCATGCGCCCGATTTGGAAAACACCAGGCCGCTCTGCGGTAGATGCGGTGGCTTCCTTTGTGGGAAGCTATTCGATCGGTCTTTTGATCACGAACCGGGTATTCAAAGAAGGCAAATATACGATTAAAGAAGCAGCCATTATTGCAACGGGCTTTTCCACCGTTTCTGCGACATTTATGATCGTCATCGCGAAAACATTGGATTTGATGAATTACTGGAATCTTTACTTCTGGGTGTCGCTCGTCGTGACGTTTCTCGTAACCGCAGTGACGGTGCGTATTTGGCCGCTGTCCAGCATGAGCGATGCGTATTATCAGGACAACGGCGATCCTGAAAAAGTAATCAAGGAAAAACGGCTGCGCCAGGCGTGGACGGAAGCAATGGATGCGGCGGGAAAAGCACTGCCGCTTAAACGAAACATTTGGGAGAACTTGCGGGATGGCTTTATTATGACCATGAGTATTCTTCCGTCCATTATGTCGGTCGGTTTGCTCGGGTTGGTGCTGGCTGAATTTACCCCTTTGTTTGACTGGTTGGGTTACTTGTTTTATCCGATTACATGGCTCTTGCAAATTCCAGAGCCGATGCTGGCTGCAAAAGCGTCAGCAATCGAAATTGCCGAAATGTTTTTGCCCGCACTATTAGTGGTAAAAGCGCCTCTGGTCACCAAGTTTGTCATTGCAGTTGTCTCAGTTTCTTCCATCCTGTTCTTTTCCGCGACGATTCCTTGCATTTTGTCTACCGAGATTCCGATTAGTATTCCAAAGCTTCTGGTGATTTGGGTAGAGCGTACGATCTTAACACTGCTGTTTGTTACCCCGTTAGCTTTCCTGCTCCTGCCATAA
- a CDS encoding DUF4157 domain-containing protein, translated as MRRYESSKSSMDAIQEKPKAPVSKPMLQPSQIQRKASHSSHILSLQKTLGNQAIQRMLSNTPLQKSENLSSSSGRSLPDSVQAKMEKAFHTDFSDVQIHPESSVASQIGAVAFAQGNDIHFAPGTYQPETHSGQQLLGHELTHVVQQRQGRVQANVPDSSLPINDDPALEAEADHYGSLAAAGTMTDGTGTDASGSVSSPIIQGTWDEALKDARRMWGKHVDKTNDLHDGTVSELFDNVDYLTFNDKVRFSYSLHSKISDIFSVTGGNYTELEEAQRLLGEEITPFFGQDKDNDPDIDYSYWEEQENDNDERVDMMDEDEENSNVLHVEKRVAMEIKTISSHDDLQINARIHEAIGQLDKRRDTDQYDEYVIVIQKYHPENPWPYTKMENRAAAELGDLKQRVIQRLGSMTNLPNYNIKVIFRGITRGTPTGGTGGVNPAFIIPEHIRYSNMPSYSLECYYWGEIGAGWLVDDPVRE; from the coding sequence ATGCGACGCTATGAATCTAGCAAGTCGTCTATGGATGCGATTCAGGAAAAACCGAAAGCACCTGTCTCCAAGCCCATGCTCCAACCGAGCCAGATCCAAAGAAAGGCGAGTCACTCTTCCCACATCCTTTCGCTGCAAAAGACTCTTGGCAACCAGGCCATCCAGCGCATGTTATCGAATACTCCCCTGCAAAAATCGGAGAATCTCTCTTCCAGCAGCGGCCGCTCGCTCCCCGATTCCGTCCAAGCAAAAATGGAAAAGGCTTTTCACACTGATTTTTCAGATGTACAAATTCATCCAGAATCGTCTGTCGCCTCCCAAATCGGGGCTGTTGCCTTCGCCCAAGGGAATGACATTCACTTTGCTCCGGGGACGTATCAGCCAGAGACGCATAGCGGCCAACAGCTACTCGGTCATGAGCTGACACATGTGGTCCAGCAACGACAAGGACGGGTACAGGCGAACGTTCCTGATTCCAGCTTGCCCATCAATGATGATCCGGCTCTGGAAGCGGAAGCTGATCACTATGGGTCACTGGCAGCAGCAGGAACCATGACGGATGGTACAGGTACGGATGCTTCTGGTTCTGTATCATCCCCCATTATCCAAGGCACTTGGGATGAAGCTTTAAAAGATGCACGAAGAATGTGGGGTAAGCATGTGGATAAAACCAATGACTTGCATGACGGCACAGTCAGTGAACTTTTTGACAATGTTGACTACTTAACCTTCAATGACAAAGTGCGCTTCAGCTATAGTCTGCATTCCAAAATATCCGATATTTTTTCAGTTACAGGCGGGAACTATACAGAACTTGAAGAGGCACAGCGCCTTTTGGGAGAGGAAATCACGCCTTTTTTCGGTCAGGATAAGGACAATGATCCTGACATCGATTACAGCTATTGGGAGGAGCAAGAAAACGACAACGATGAGAGAGTCGACATGATGGACGAAGACGAGGAGAATTCAAATGTTTTACACGTGGAAAAACGCGTTGCAATGGAGATCAAGACGATCAGTTCCCATGATGATTTACAAATTAACGCACGTATTCACGAGGCGATTGGTCAATTGGATAAACGACGAGATACCGATCAATATGATGAATACGTCATCGTCATTCAAAAATATCATCCAGAAAATCCTTGGCCGTACACCAAAATGGAAAACCGGGCGGCTGCCGAACTAGGCGATCTCAAGCAAAGGGTTATTCAAAGATTGGGGAGCATGACCAATCTGCCCAACTATAATATCAAGGTTATATTCCGCGGCATCACCAGAGGTACACCCACAGGCGGAACCGGTGGTGTAAATCCTGCATTCATTATCCCGGAACACATCCGTTATTCGAATATGCCATCGTATTCGTTGGAGTGTTACTACTGGGGTGAAATCGGGGCAGGGTGGCTGGTAGATGATCCTGTTCGCGAATAA
- a CDS encoding pyridoxamine 5'-phosphate oxidase family protein, which produces MSGFGIFRNVITSEQQLREMVGEPSRLVQNKAITQLDNHSRNYIAQAPFLIIATADKDGHCDASPRGDAPGFVHVIDDHHLVIPERPGNKRMDSITNILVNPHIGLIFLIPTLEETFRVNGKACIIRDEEILAKMAVNGKAPTLGIGVKVEECFVHCAKAFMRSGLWKPETWPAEGTTPNVAQMLADHVKLPGVTAKEVAEGLQDSYTNRLY; this is translated from the coding sequence ATGTCAGGATTCGGAATATTCCGGAATGTAATCACGTCAGAGCAGCAACTGCGCGAAATGGTAGGAGAGCCAAGTCGTCTCGTACAGAACAAGGCGATAACCCAGCTGGATAACCATAGCCGCAATTACATTGCCCAAGCGCCATTTCTCATCATTGCCACAGCAGACAAAGATGGCCATTGCGATGCTTCGCCACGCGGAGATGCGCCTGGCTTTGTGCATGTCATCGACGATCACCATCTCGTCATCCCTGAGCGCCCAGGAAACAAGCGAATGGACTCTATCACGAATATTTTGGTCAACCCGCATATTGGGCTTATCTTTTTGATTCCTACGCTAGAAGAGACATTTCGCGTGAACGGCAAGGCTTGCATTATTCGCGATGAAGAAATACTCGCGAAAATGGCGGTAAACGGGAAGGCGCCAACGCTCGGGATCGGCGTAAAGGTAGAGGAGTGCTTCGTCCACTGTGCGAAGGCATTTATGCGCTCCGGTCTATGGAAGCCAGAGACCTGGCCGGCAGAGGGGACCACTCCTAATGTCGCGCAAATGCTGGCGGATCATGTGAAGCTTCCAGGTGTGACGGCAAAAGAAGTGGCAGAGGGCTTGCAAGACAGCTATACGAATCGATTGTACTAA